Proteins encoded in a region of the Anopheles aquasalis chromosome 2, idAnoAquaMG_Q_19, whole genome shotgun sequence genome:
- the LOC126568870 gene encoding nuclear receptor coactivator 2 isoform X2: protein MSIAAAENAGLGPCELPLPDQWLVHTQLTPSTPQASFFSSQTGGQSLGGGLVGGLSAATLPLHSSSGGGTGTSNGGSIILQQQSPANQPNAAAAPTTAGSAAAPSAQQLQSQSKIMNVVVPTVACPPNASKKIRRKPDTKPQSQINKCNNEKRRRELENEYIEQLGEFLQIKRDMTSCKPDKAAILSEVVRTFRHMLEQGNPNLTGSRCSKCSPDCSASCKLHPVQQGEVSSTEPPLPEPSVNGHSPEKSAYFEAVQHYISNVGWALLEINSEGVIECATENVRDVLHYSRTELHGQSIYSYLHTGDHSKLSPILNKNSFELNWDQNEVGRQRFWGRNLLSISLFFLSFPPTHQMFYQTPKRTIRTKIRWLLRAPEGANETIEQKQQRLEKYKDLLIISAPVKDDTEESSSVLCLITLPEDDQATIETTSTMPQTLDEQLTLKLDTNGNIIKYDATTLRKQFAGNLTKETIRSIYDICHYQDRPRLSDHLGNVRTANGTPLELTYRMRLGGPDVYVHVRAQSKLFCCSKPNESDFIMAICTVLTESEVALLSDGGGGPSFVMGGGTGSTGNPTSSSSLGLLMASTSNNAGTGGLNNGGNDVVSRHLAQITQGVSTMGGPLMSGVLNGGSGGGVGGTAGSGLGNSSGNMLGGTGSMAGAGTGASSIGGPGMGGGDLGSVGGQGTGGGLGSTIGSIVSPRSNPNTSTTPSMLCPPSSDSSNFFNTDFDIEFPHSTFDMEAVGVGWDSRPDSRTSVTPVSTPRPPSVSAYSPAAAPMCPSPMTPYYSGNTMGGMPSPSSNIGTNGGGSATGAGAGGGLVNPNMTLNNNNNSNTNNNNNNNTGSPFGGNVFQFPFEDSKDKLQDLQHQQQQHHQQQHMSPMQHQAGLQSQQQMVQRQHQQQQQHLQQQQQQQQQQHHQQPQPPSSNSHDSERLRNLLTTKRPHSNASSSSGLDLDHDHRNPNRILKGLLNSEEDKDNNGNKLSTASLSQRIPQSVRAQAQGNGGSVGGVGGTNGGPGVTVRPANESSKSASNNMLLQLLNDKSDDDDCDTRNRQGPSELLKQLQKVKDEPKDHNPPQLNHEELIQMLRVQSNDRKRPSAEPDEGSAVKRSDNRPLREKNKMLASLLANPSKAPMQMPNMQNMPLNRIIPDIPNSGLARQLANVSSSTAPNQTLNNNNLTTSNNNLKNVQQNQMRLQAQQQQQQMRKVAMPSQLQQPPTSSDIYLNHQQQQHHHHHPQQQQQQQQQQQLQHHSQQQQHHPQQHHAQQAALLQQQQQQMLAAQRQQNFSPAIQDSGIGSAGSGGSYAASTPATSTQLASEWDPELNEILNHVIEIAPEGDFPESELNSILGLRPIESSTSTVVPSPSSQPDIHEKLAINAIQKSLMQYENVSSPMQPQQQQQQQQLQQQAQFSGSPPAYPMHAMGGSGGASGTGTGQSMNPTGGAGSGAGAGALGSIGSVGTSGGTMQQQSSQAGPQNPNFTPPPVYPQRMRIPSGQGNGGQLGNGNPGGVTPNMIAMQKLHQRERILQEQQRTRLLQQQQKQHMVVPSNPTATSDLGPPNVALTRANSVPDSQLSPGFSPSLMQQQLSPSQRAQLSPQQAGFQGNPFNNNPGHRLSPQLPQMVPGFGNSGGNVNQQLSPRPPPFGGAGGAGGGQAINPPNVIAPGQSQQQQQQQQQQQQQQQQQQWQQNARLSIQQQNPMLNAQLSSVGGFNSAPNRQFVGPAQRQQRNTLNSPGAARQQQQQQQQQQQQQGAFGAGMVDGGGFPGPPSPSPVGVSAPNFANTVFANQQQMRLQRQGSVPAPQATQHLPGGSPRSAYGGHGGPGPDATGYGGMMFGGNAAAMQQHTATSPGDFFNRGGPTGLNGGMIGGGGGSMGGSGGRGGEGGGLSNGTSSNSNGIQQHQQQHHQQQQQQQQQQQHQLQQQQQHQQLGLNQSELIRQELRAVVSGRAQRPSPHSRSSPMGLSPLAGMPLHSLCNDGSGGNVVSIGNSNGGGVHTINNTMSTSMLSGNGSSNISNSSGGGGGGGVVSSGGSLTISSSLMGTGGGVGGGGGRMSQSNQQQSRASSEALGGVGGNSSNNSNAASSPEYDDPSMLFNYHFAPKENAQDEEHHQLLAHRQEGKATEEDGREVNDRDRSTISVTTDKLLAEDELTNPYPLVANFLVETRVGDPKNSSLLLQKLLSD from the exons GCTTGGCCCATGTGAACTACCACTGCCGGACCAGTGGCTCGTCCATACACAGCTTACACCGTCAACACCACAAGCCTCGTTCTTCTCTTCgcaaaccggtggccaaagTTTGGGCGGTGGACTCGTCGGTGGActgtcagcagcaacactgccGTTACATTCCTCCAGTGGAGGTGGCACCGGTACTAGCAACGGGGGCAGCATCATCCTACAGCAGCAGTCACCTGCGAATCAGCCGaacgcagcagcggcaccaacCACAgctggatcagcagcagcaccgtcagcGCAACAACTGCAGAGTCAGTCAAAAATAATGAATGTCGTCGTACCAACTGTGGCCTGTCCGCCTAACGCATCGAAAAAGATTCGCCGAAAGCCAGACACCAAG CCACAGTCGCAGATTAATAAGTGCAACAACGAGAAGCGCCGCCGAGAGCTAGAAAATGAATATATTGAACAACTCGGCGAGTTCCTGCAGATTAAGCGGGATATGACCTCCTGCAAACCAGACAAGGCGGCGATACTAAGTGAAGTTGTGCGAACT TTTCGTCATATGCTCGAGCAAGGAAACCCGAATCTAACTGGTTCGCGGTGCTCCAAATGCTCACCGGATTGTTCCGCTTCCTGCAAACTGCACCCGGTGCAACAGGGAGAGGTATCGTCCACTGAACCGCCACTACCGGAACCATCGGTAAACGGCCACTCGCCGGAAAAGTCGGCCTACTTCGAGGCAGTGCAGCACTACATCTCGAACGTTGGCTGGGCCCTGCTCGAGATCAACTCGGAGGGTGTAATCGAATGTGCCACGGAGAACGTCCGCGACGTACTGCACTACTCGCGCACGGAGCTTCACGGACAGTCTATCTATTCGTACCTGCACACTGGTGATCATTCAAAGCTGAGTCCTATTTTAAATAAGAATTCGTTTGAGCTAAACTGGGATCAAAATGAGGTAGGTCGACAGCGATTCTGGGGGAGAAATCTTCTCTCTATATcactcttctttctttcgtttccccCCACGCACCAGATGTTCTACCAGACGCCAAAGCGTACCATACGGACGAAGATTCGTTGGCTACTGAGGGCGCCGGAAGgggcgaacgaaacgatcgagcaaaagcagcagcgtCTGGAGAAGTACAAGGACCTGCTGATCATCTCCGCGCCTGTCAAGGATGATACGGAGGAATCGTCCTCGGTACTCTGTCTAATTACGCTACCCGAGGACGATCAGGCAACAATcgaaaccaccagcacgatgCCACAAACACTAGACGAACAGCTAACACTGAAGCTGGACACTAACGGAAACATTATCA AATACGATGCAACGACACTGAGGAAACAGTTTGCAGGAAATCTTACCAAAGAGACTATACGGTCAATATACGATATCTGCCACTATCAGGACCGTCCACGGTTGAGCGACCATCTCGGCAACGTCCGAACGGCCAACGGGACGCCACTGGAGCTGACGTACCGTATGCGTCTCGGTGGTCCGGACGTGTACGTGCACGTGAGGGCCCAATCAAAGCTATTCTGCTGCTCGAAACCCAACGAATCGGACTTCATCATGGCCATCTGTACGGTGCTGACCGAGAGTGAGGTGGCCCTCCTTTcggacggcggcggtggtccatcgttcgtgatgggtggtggcaccggtagcaccggcAATCCTACCTCCTCCTCGTCTCTCGGTCTGCTAATGGCAAGCACGAGCAACAACGCCGGGACGGGCGGTCTTAACAACGGTGGCAACGATGTCGTCTCACGGCATCTCGCCCAGATCACGCAGGGAGTCAGCACCATGGGTGGGCCGCTCATGTCGGGCGTCCTgaatggtggcagtggcggcggtgtcGGCGGTACCGCTGGTAGTGGCCTTGGAAATTCCTCCGGAAATATGCTCGGTGGTACGGGCTCCATGGCAGGAGCAGGCACCGGTGCATCCAGTATCGGTGGTCCCggaatgggtggtggtgatctggGATCAGTAGGTGGTCagggcactggtggtggtctcggtTCGACGATTGGTTCAATCGTTTCGCCACGTAGCAAtccaaacaccagcaccacgcccTCGATGCTCTGTCCACCTTCCTCGGATAGTAGCAACTTCTTCAATACGGATTTTGACATCGAATTTCCACATTCCACGTTCGATATGGAAGCGGTCGGGGTTGGATGGGACTCACGGCCCGATTCCCGCACGAGCGTAACACCGGTCAGTACGCCACGGCCACCGTCCGTCAGTGCGTACAGTCCAGCGGCCGCCCCCATGTGTCCCTCGCCAATGACGCCGTACTACTCCGGCAATACGATGGGCGGTATGCCGTCGCCATCGAGCAACATCGgcacgaatggtggtggctctGCGACGGGAGCTGGGGCAGGAGGAGGGCTCGTTAATCCAAACATGAcgctgaacaacaacaataacagcaacacgaacaacaacaacaacaacaatacggGATCGCCATTTGGTGGAAACGTTTTCCAATTCCCGTTCGAGGACAGCAAAGACAAGCTGCAAGatcttcagcaccagcaacagcaacaccatcagcaacagcacatgTCGCCAATGCAGCACCAGGCAGGGCTACAATCGCAACAGCAGATGgtccagcggcagcatcagcaacaacaacagcaccttcagcagcagcagcagcaacagcagcaacaacaccatcagcaacctcagccaccatcatcgaattCACACGATTCCGAGCGATTACGGAACCTGCTTACAACCAAGCGACCTCACTCAAatgcctcgtcctcgtccggcCTGGATCTGGACCATGATCATCGGAATCCCAATCGAATTCTAAAG GGTTTACTAAATTCCGAAGAAGATAAGGATAATAATGGCAATAAATTAAGTACCGCATCTCTTTCACAACGTATACCTCAATCAGTTAGAGCCCAAGCACAGGGTAAcggtggtagtgttggtggtgttggtggtacgAATGGTGGACCAGGGGTAACGGTCCGCCCGGCCAATGAAAGTAGTAAATCCGCTAGCAATAATATGCTCCTGCAG CTGCTCAACGATAaaagtgatgatgacgattgtgACACCCGCAACCGGCAAGGTCCCAGCGAACTGCTCAAGCAACTGCAGAAGGTGAAA GACGAACCGAAGGACCATAATCCACCGCAGCTGAACCACGAGGAGCTGATACAGATGCTACGAGTGCAGAGTAACGATCGGAAGCGGCCTTCCGCCGAGCCGGATGAGGGGTCTGCGGTCAAGCGTTCGGACAATCGGCCGCTgcgcgagaaaaacaaaatgttggCCTCGCTGCTAGCGAACCCGTCCAAAGCACCGATGCAAATGCCCAACATGCAGAACATGCCCCTCAATCGCATCATCCCCGACATCCCGAACTCCGGTTTGGCGCGGCAGCTGGCGAACGTGTCGAGTTCGACCGCACCGAACCAAACGCTTAACAACAATAACCTTACGACGAGCAACAATAATCTAAAAAATGTACAACAGAACCAAATGCGCCTGCAggctcagcaacagcagcagcagatgcgcaAAGTGGCCATGCCTTCTCAACTGCAACAGCCTCCAACGTCCTCCGATATCTACCtcaatcatcagcaacagcagcaccaccaccatcatccgcagcagcaacagcagcaacaacagcagcagcagctacagcatcactcccagcagcagcaacatcatccacAGCAACACCATGCGCAACAAGCGGcactgttgcagcagcagcagcagcaaatgttgGCCGCCCAGCGGCAGCAAAATTTTTCACCAGCGATCCAGGATTCCGGCATTGGTTCGGCCGGAAGCGGAGGTTCTTACGCTGCCTCAACTCCCGCTACCTCTACCCAGCTCGCATCCGAGTGGGATCCGGAGCTGAACGAAATACTTAACCACGTTATCGAGATTGCACCGGAAGGAGACTTCCCCGAGAGTGAACTCAACAGTATCTTAG GCTTAAGACCGATCGAATCGTCCACGTCAACGGTGGTGCCATCACCGTCCAGTCAGCCAGATATTCACGAAAAGCTGGCCATCAACGCGATCCAGAAGTCGTTGATGCAGTACGAAAACGTCAGCTCACCgatgcagccgcagcaacaacagcaacagcagcagctgcagcaacaggcCCAGTTCAGTGGAAGTCCACCGGCCTACCCAATGCATGCCATGGGCGGTTCTGGTGGGGCTAGTGGTACTGGCACAGGACAATCCATGAACCCCACAGGAGGTGCCggttctggtgctggcgcaGGTGCTTTGGGTTCGATCGGTTCCGTCGGCACTTCGGGTGgtacgatgcagcagcaatcgtcACAAGCGGGACCACAGAATCCAAACTTTACACCTCCTCCCGTGTATCCGCAACGAATGCGAATACCCAGTGGTCAGGGTAACGGTGGGCAACTGGGCAATGGCAATCCCGGCGGCGTCACACCCAACATGATCGCTATGCAGAAGCTGCACCAAAGGGAACGGATActgcaggaacagcagcgaaCCCGGctgttgcaacagcagcagaaacaacaCATGGTGGTACCGTCCAATCCGACGGCGACCTCCGATCTAGGTC CACCAAATGTGGCGTTGACGCGAGCGAACAGCGTACCGGACTCACAGCTAAGCCCTGGTTTCTCGCCAAGTttgatgcagcaacagctcagTCCTAGCCAACGGGCTCAACTAAGTCCACAACAAGCAG GATTCCAAGGTAATCCGTTCAACAATAACCCAGGTCATCGGCTATCGCCGCAGCTGCCACAGATGGTGCCCGGATTCGGTAATAGCGGTGGAAATGTTAACCAGCAGCTCTCACCGAGACCTCCAccattcggtggtgctggtggtgctggtggtggacaaGCGATCAACCCACCGAACGTTATTGCGCCCGGCcaatcacagcaacagcagcagcaacaacagcagcagcagcaacaacaacaacagcagcaatggcaacaGAATGCAAGGCTTTCGATTCAACAGCAAAACCCGATGCTCAATGCACAGCTTTCG TCTGTTGGGGGTTTCAATTCGGCACCGAACCGACAGTTTGTGGGTCCGGCGCAACGTCAACAACGAAACACGCTAAACAGTCCAGGCGCtgcgcgacagcagcagcagcagcagcagcagcagcaacaacaacagggcgCATTCGGTGCAggaatggtggatggtggaggtTTCCCCGGACCACCCAGCCCTTCGCCTGTTGGTGTGTCGGCACCGAACTTTGCCAATACCGTATTcgctaaccagcagcagatgaggCTTCAGCGGCAGGGCAGCGTACCAGCGCCCCAAGCTACGCAACACTTGCCAG GAGGATCGCCCCGTTCCGCGTACGGTGGACACGGTGGGCCCGGTCCGGATGCCACCGGTTACGGCGGCATGATGTTCGGCGGTAATGCGGccgcgatgcagcagcacacggcGACCTCGCCTGGCGATTTCTTCAATCGCGGCGGCCCTACTG GTCTCAACGGTGGTatgatcggtggtggaggaggtagTATGGGTGGtagtggaggaagaggaggagaaggaggagggctAAGCAATGGCACTAGCTCTAACTCCAACGGTatccaacagcaccaacagcagcaccaccaacaacagcagcagcagcaacaacaacagcagcatcaactgcaacagcaacagcagcaccaacagcttGGTCTTAACCAATCTGAGCTTATACGGCAAGAGCTGCGTGCCGTCGTGAGTGGGCGAGCGCAAAGACCTAGTCCgcacagcaggagcagcccgATGGGCCTATCGCCTCTCGCTGGAATGCCCTTGCACTCCTTGTGTAACGATGGCAGCGGCGGAAACGTCGTGAGCATTGGCAATAGCAACGGAGGTGGTGTCCACACGATCAACAACACAATGTCGACGAGTATGCTGAGTGGCAATGGTTCTTCTAATATTAGTAATagtagcggcggtggtggaggtggtggtgtggttagCAGTGGTGGCAGCTTAACCATCAGCAGTAGCCTGAtgggcactggtggtggtgttggtggtggtggcggccgaaTGAGCCAAAGtaatcagcagcagagcagagcatcaTCGGAAGCTctcggtggtgttggtggtaatAGCAGTAATAACAGCAACGCTGCCAGTTCACCCGAGTATGATGATCCATCGATGCTGTTCAATTATCATTTCGCACCGAAAG aaaacgctCAAGATGAGGAACATCATCAGCTACTAGCTCACCGGCAGGAGGGAAAGGCAACGGAGGAAGATGGAAGAGAAgtgaacgatcgcgatcgatcgaccattAGCGTAACTACTGACAAGCTACTCGCTGAAGATGAACTCACAAATCCATATCCGCTGGTAGCG AATTTTTTGGTGGAAACACGAGTCGGTGACCCGAAAAACTCATCCCTTCTTCTGCAAAAACTTCTGTCGGACTAA